One genomic segment of Microbacterium sp. ProA8 includes these proteins:
- a CDS encoding aminotransferase class I/II-fold pyridoxal phosphate-dependent enzyme, with protein sequence MAMSDRAKRAKASVDVVTAYFARIQATADDADALDFTFGNPHELALPGLTAAIQAQVEPRSVDWFAYKSSERVAQETIAAGLRTELGLDFEPDDIAMTQGAFGALSLTFAMLADAGDEVVIPVPGWFCYEPMLEAANLVPVRAALDAETFDLDVDAIARAIGPRTRLVVVNSPANPTGRVYSQDTWRALADVLEQASLTHGRRIWLVSDEPYRRIRFDGVAFASPAGSYPWTVIDYSYGKVLLAPGQRLGYLALSPLIPAAERDELRAALMPLGLAIGWGFPDAVMQYSVPALESVSLDMAELARKRDRLYGALTDAGVRVTRPEGTFYLWGEAPGGDAAAFCDALAARGIYVMPGTLFDQPRHFRMSLTATMETIDRALPDLTEIAAGLGTTAAGASAPLPGRPHP encoded by the coding sequence ATGGCCATGTCCGATCGCGCGAAACGAGCGAAGGCGTCGGTCGACGTCGTCACGGCGTACTTCGCACGCATCCAGGCGACGGCCGACGACGCCGACGCTCTCGATTTCACGTTCGGCAACCCGCACGAGCTGGCGCTCCCGGGGCTGACCGCGGCGATCCAGGCGCAGGTCGAGCCGCGATCGGTGGACTGGTTCGCGTACAAGTCGAGCGAGAGGGTCGCGCAGGAGACGATCGCGGCGGGCCTGCGCACCGAGCTCGGCCTCGACTTCGAGCCCGACGACATAGCCATGACCCAAGGCGCGTTCGGCGCGCTCTCGCTGACGTTCGCGATGCTGGCGGACGCGGGCGACGAGGTCGTCATCCCCGTACCCGGATGGTTCTGCTACGAGCCGATGCTCGAGGCCGCGAACCTCGTCCCGGTCCGCGCCGCGCTCGATGCCGAGACGTTCGATCTCGACGTCGACGCGATCGCTCGCGCGATCGGCCCGCGGACGCGGCTCGTCGTCGTCAACTCTCCGGCCAACCCGACCGGACGCGTCTATTCGCAGGACACCTGGCGGGCGCTCGCGGACGTGCTCGAACAGGCATCTCTCACGCACGGTCGCCGCATCTGGCTCGTCTCCGACGAGCCGTATCGGCGCATCCGTTTCGACGGCGTCGCCTTCGCCAGCCCCGCCGGCTCGTACCCGTGGACGGTCATCGACTACAGCTACGGCAAGGTGCTGCTCGCACCGGGACAGCGCCTCGGGTACCTCGCTCTGTCGCCGCTCATCCCGGCGGCCGAACGGGACGAACTGCGCGCTGCGCTCATGCCCCTGGGTCTCGCGATCGGATGGGGCTTCCCCGACGCCGTCATGCAGTACTCGGTGCCGGCGCTCGAGTCGGTGTCGCTCGACATGGCCGAACTCGCCCGGAAGCGGGATCGGCTGTACGGCGCGCTCACCGATGCGGGCGTGCGCGTCACCCGGCCCGAGGGCACTTTCTACCTGTGGGGCGAAGCGCCGGGCGGCGACGCGGCCGCCTTCTGCGATGCCCTCGCGGCACGCGGGATCTACGTGATGCCCGGGACGCTCTTCGACCAGCCGCGCCACTTCCGGATGTCGCTCACCGCCACCATGGAGACCATCGACCGGGCGCTGCCCGATCTCACGGAGATCGCCGCGGGGCTCGGCACCACGGCCGCCGGGGCGTCAGCGCCCCTACCGGGGAGACCGCATCCATAA
- a CDS encoding MarR family transcriptional regulator produces the protein MSGTKILDTLLALSQVLEADQAAELERRGLTQPRTHLLWVLYHGGPVTQAQLAEAIGVTPRHVTTLVDALEATGFARREPHPSDRRAVLVHLTERGLSIMQAMDAEHESLGSDLIAGLDDETVRVTADALQHVLTTLQRLVAEHAARQDERVEHA, from the coding sequence ATGTCCGGCACGAAGATCCTCGACACCCTGCTCGCCCTGTCGCAGGTGCTGGAGGCCGATCAGGCGGCCGAACTGGAGCGGCGCGGACTCACCCAGCCCCGCACCCATCTGCTGTGGGTGCTGTACCACGGCGGGCCGGTGACCCAGGCTCAGCTGGCCGAGGCGATCGGCGTCACGCCGCGCCACGTCACGACGCTCGTCGACGCGCTGGAAGCGACGGGCTTCGCGCGGCGGGAGCCGCATCCGTCCGATCGCCGCGCCGTGCTGGTGCACCTGACGGAACGCGGACTCTCGATCATGCAGGCGATGGATGCCGAGCACGAGTCGCTCGGCAGCGATCTGATCGCCGGGCTGGACGACGAGACCGTACGCGTCACGGCCGACGCTCTGCAGCATGTCCTGACCACGCTGCAGCGCCTCGTCGCCGAGCATGCGGCACGGCAGGACGAGCGAGTGGAGCACGCATGA
- a CDS encoding GTPase, with protein sequence MARTTLSQRAADLRVAADAAEGRIADEVIAAARLALQRAGERSQLSAEHTVVALAGATGTGKSTLFNLLTGADLARTSQQRPTTAFPLAAIAESSDIAAGSAALLDWLGVKERHELDVSSRHPEGLVLLDLPDHDSVVTEHRVRADHVTERADLLVWVTNPQKYADAVLHSRYLIPLAGHEDSVVVVLNQLDRLTHEDAAACLADLTRLVEADGLRARILGASAHSGEGVPQLEALIARAVDRREASTARLTADVRHAASELLAALPGTAPDARALADARRRLVDALEHAAGIPLVVDAVRDSSLRDGFARTGWPPTRWVRALRADPLRTLGLRPPERRREVDAPADSELIRSSLPTASPAVRAQVATATRTYVAAAAAALPGGAQERVNARAVAASAGIVDSVDRAIVRTVEVRSARWWGVANVMQWLLLAVAIAGGAWLGLLALLDYLRMPTEGLVPMLAVGEFDVPWPTLLLVAGAALGLMLAVASAFAVRAGARRRAARVAGRLRDGIAAVAHDEILDEVDAELTALTTAREAARRAAR encoded by the coding sequence ATGGCGCGGACGACACTCTCCCAGCGCGCCGCGGATCTGCGTGTCGCGGCCGACGCCGCGGAGGGACGGATCGCCGACGAGGTGATCGCCGCTGCGCGGCTGGCCCTGCAGCGTGCGGGGGAGCGTTCGCAGCTGTCGGCCGAGCACACGGTCGTCGCACTCGCAGGGGCGACCGGCACGGGCAAGTCCACGTTGTTCAATCTCCTCACCGGAGCGGACCTCGCCCGCACGAGCCAGCAGCGCCCCACGACCGCGTTCCCCCTTGCCGCCATCGCCGAGTCCTCCGACATCGCAGCCGGCTCGGCCGCCCTCCTCGACTGGCTCGGAGTGAAGGAGCGTCACGAACTCGACGTCTCATCGAGGCACCCCGAAGGCCTCGTCTTGCTGGACCTGCCTGACCACGACTCCGTGGTCACCGAGCACAGGGTGCGCGCCGACCACGTGACCGAACGAGCCGATCTGCTGGTGTGGGTCACCAACCCGCAGAAGTACGCCGACGCGGTCCTCCACTCCCGCTACCTCATTCCCCTCGCCGGTCACGAGGACTCGGTGGTCGTCGTGCTCAACCAGCTCGACCGCCTGACCCACGAAGACGCTGCCGCGTGCCTGGCTGACCTGACGCGCCTCGTGGAGGCCGATGGACTCCGGGCGCGCATCCTCGGCGCGTCCGCACACAGCGGCGAAGGCGTGCCCCAGCTCGAAGCCCTCATCGCGCGTGCCGTCGACCGGCGGGAGGCGTCGACCGCGCGTCTCACGGCCGATGTGCGTCACGCGGCGTCCGAGCTGCTCGCCGCCCTTCCTGGCACGGCGCCGGACGCACGCGCGCTGGCCGACGCCCGCCGCCGCCTCGTCGACGCACTTGAGCATGCGGCCGGCATTCCTCTCGTCGTCGACGCGGTGCGCGACTCGAGCCTGCGCGACGGGTTCGCCCGCACCGGGTGGCCACCGACGCGCTGGGTGCGAGCGCTGCGCGCCGACCCGCTGCGCACACTGGGGCTTCGCCCACCCGAGCGCCGGCGCGAGGTGGACGCGCCTGCGGATTCGGAGCTCATCCGCTCGTCGCTTCCGACGGCATCCCCGGCCGTTCGCGCACAGGTCGCGACCGCCACCCGCACCTACGTCGCGGCCGCCGCCGCGGCGCTTCCCGGCGGCGCGCAGGAACGCGTCAACGCCCGCGCTGTCGCGGCCTCGGCCGGCATCGTCGACTCCGTCGACCGCGCGATCGTGCGGACAGTCGAAGTGCGCAGCGCGCGCTGGTGGGGTGTGGCGAACGTGATGCAGTGGCTGCTGCTCGCCGTCGCCATCGCCGGGGGCGCCTGGCTCGGGCTGCTCGCCCTTCTGGACTATCTCCGGATGCCGACGGAGGGCCTCGTGCCGATGCTGGCGGTGGGCGAGTTCGACGTGCCCTGGCCGACCCTGCTGCTGGTGGCGGGTGCGGCGCTCGGCCTCATGCTCGCCGTCGCGTCGGCGTTCGCAGTGCGGGCGGGCGCCCGGCGACGAGCCGCCCGCGTGGCCGGGCGGCTGCGAGACGGCATCGCGGCAGTCGCGCATGACGAGATCCTCGACGAGGTCGACGCCGAGCTCACGGCGCTCACGACGGCGCGGGAGGCAGCCCGCCGCGCCGCGCGCTGA
- a CDS encoding dynamin family protein — protein MPDGDDGSRDAAAHARGRLISAVDVVRGRLSAATLPLEGAGVAEARSRRHDILAQIDDYLLPRLRSDGAPLLVVVGGSTGAGKSTLVNSVLGAALTTPGVLRPTTRSPVLVHHPADAPWFAPERILPTLTRIHTTVASGGSSVDERDGTAASGVRALRLAPFAGMPPGLALLDAPDIDSVEVANRELAAQLLAAADLWLFVTTAARYADAVPWELLRAAAARHAQLALVLDRVDAGGDAVVSDLRRMMLEHDLGDAPLFVVPEARLDPDGLLPEAAVADISGWLTDLGGSADARDDVALATRDGVLTDLAEAVRGVAAAADGQAASAARLRQIVEAAYAEASSQIATATTDGAMLRGEVLTRWQDFVGASTFMRSIERGVSRARDAVVSFFRGGEPDAKPVELAIASGLEAITIDAMETARERVRSAWRSDPAGAGILVDAGATAGVTGVSTADLRSAIAEQIRAWQGDVLAIVQEQGADRRGLARGLSFGVNGLGVALMLVVFGSTGGLTGIEVGVAGGTALLAQKVLEAVFGDDAVRRLTAEASERLTRRLGSLLDADASIALTAVTALAISESAGDELRDAAEELRRASAEERRARVVNAPRAASPVPALRGAHLRGVDIAARGVSAEESGAPATPGPAEEPRKPGFWQRLLGRQG, from the coding sequence ATGCCGGACGGCGACGACGGGAGCAGAGATGCCGCGGCCCACGCCCGTGGCCGCCTCATCAGTGCGGTCGACGTCGTGCGCGGCCGGCTCAGCGCTGCCACGCTGCCGCTAGAGGGAGCCGGCGTCGCGGAGGCTCGATCGCGTCGGCACGACATCCTCGCGCAGATCGATGACTACCTCCTGCCGCGGCTGCGATCGGACGGAGCCCCGCTCCTGGTCGTCGTCGGCGGATCGACAGGCGCGGGCAAGTCGACCCTCGTGAATTCCGTTCTGGGCGCCGCCCTCACGACCCCGGGCGTTCTGCGGCCGACGACCCGCTCGCCGGTCCTCGTGCACCACCCCGCCGACGCACCGTGGTTCGCGCCCGAGCGGATCCTTCCGACCTTGACGCGCATCCACACGACCGTGGCCTCCGGAGGATCCTCCGTCGACGAGCGTGACGGCACCGCGGCGTCCGGCGTGCGGGCGCTCCGGCTCGCCCCCTTCGCCGGGATGCCCCCGGGGCTCGCGCTTCTCGACGCGCCCGACATCGATTCCGTGGAGGTCGCGAACCGGGAACTCGCCGCACAGCTGCTGGCGGCCGCGGATCTCTGGCTGTTCGTCACGACGGCGGCGCGCTACGCCGACGCCGTCCCATGGGAGCTGTTGCGCGCAGCCGCAGCGCGCCACGCCCAGCTGGCCCTCGTCCTGGACCGCGTCGACGCGGGCGGTGACGCCGTCGTGTCGGACCTCCGTCGCATGATGCTCGAACACGACCTCGGCGACGCGCCGCTCTTCGTCGTGCCCGAGGCCCGGCTCGATCCCGACGGACTGCTCCCCGAAGCAGCCGTCGCCGACATCTCGGGGTGGCTCACCGACCTGGGCGGAAGCGCAGACGCCCGTGATGATGTGGCGCTCGCCACGCGCGACGGGGTCCTGACCGATCTCGCGGAGGCCGTGCGGGGTGTCGCCGCCGCCGCCGACGGGCAGGCGGCCTCCGCGGCGCGCCTTCGGCAGATCGTCGAGGCCGCGTACGCCGAAGCGTCGTCGCAGATCGCAACGGCGACGACAGACGGCGCGATGCTCCGCGGCGAGGTGCTCACGCGATGGCAGGACTTCGTCGGAGCAAGCACCTTCATGCGCTCGATAGAACGCGGCGTGAGCCGCGCCCGCGACGCCGTCGTCTCGTTTTTCCGTGGCGGGGAACCCGACGCGAAGCCGGTCGAGCTCGCGATCGCCAGCGGACTCGAGGCCATCACGATCGATGCGATGGAGACGGCACGGGAACGGGTGCGCTCCGCCTGGCGCAGCGACCCGGCCGGTGCGGGGATCCTCGTGGACGCCGGAGCGACGGCGGGGGTGACGGGCGTCAGCACGGCCGACCTCAGATCGGCGATCGCCGAGCAGATCCGCGCATGGCAGGGCGACGTGCTCGCCATCGTGCAGGAACAGGGAGCGGACCGCCGCGGCCTGGCCAGGGGACTGAGCTTCGGCGTCAACGGTCTGGGCGTGGCTCTCATGCTGGTCGTCTTCGGCAGCACGGGAGGCCTCACCGGCATCGAGGTCGGAGTCGCCGGAGGGACGGCGCTGCTCGCACAGAAGGTGCTCGAAGCCGTGTTCGGCGACGACGCCGTCCGCAGGCTCACGGCCGAGGCATCCGAGCGACTCACCCGGCGCCTGGGGTCTCTGCTCGATGCCGACGCCTCCATCGCTCTCACGGCGGTCACGGCTCTCGCCATCTCGGAGTCGGCAGGCGACGAGCTGCGGGATGCCGCTGAGGAGCTGAGGCGCGCATCCGCCGAGGAACGCCGCGCGCGGGTGGTGAACGCCCCGCGCGCCGCGAGTCCCGTGCCCGCGCTCCGTGGCGCGCACCTTCGTGGCGTCGACATCGCCGCGCGAGGCGTCAGCGCCGAGGAATCCGGTGCACCGGCGACGCCAGGCCCCGCGGAGGAGCCGAGGAAGCCCGGATTCTGGCAGCGGCTGCTGGGCAGGCAGGGCTGA
- a CDS encoding TRIC cation channel family protein produces the protein MDEPVFVIPLWADLIAVGLGGIQGALFASGFRGQRRLDLLGVAIIGIVVGMGGGLIRDLLLNVTPTTLQSNWYLLTATGAALFGMLLAGLFQRLNAVILGLDALVIGLFGAFGTSKALAVGLPLVPAVFVGVCAAVGGGILRDMIMGLPVAIMHVGSLYAVAAGAGCLVLALSHELGANLVVAAVIGIAVTTVIRLLAVIFDISLPEQRALYRRKVAVETSAIPIVKP, from the coding sequence GTGGACGAGCCTGTCTTCGTGATCCCCTTGTGGGCCGACCTCATCGCCGTGGGCCTCGGCGGCATCCAAGGCGCCCTCTTCGCCTCCGGGTTCCGCGGTCAGCGGCGACTCGACCTGCTCGGAGTCGCCATCATCGGGATCGTGGTGGGCATGGGGGGCGGTCTCATCCGCGATCTGCTGCTGAACGTGACACCCACCACCCTGCAGAGCAACTGGTATCTGCTGACCGCGACCGGTGCGGCACTGTTCGGGATGCTGCTCGCCGGTCTGTTCCAGCGGCTCAACGCGGTGATCCTCGGTCTGGACGCACTGGTCATCGGGCTGTTCGGCGCCTTCGGCACCAGCAAGGCCCTCGCGGTCGGGCTGCCGCTCGTGCCGGCCGTGTTCGTCGGGGTCTGCGCGGCGGTCGGCGGCGGCATCCTGCGGGACATGATCATGGGGCTTCCCGTCGCGATCATGCACGTCGGCTCGCTCTACGCGGTGGCCGCGGGGGCCGGATGCCTCGTCCTGGCGCTCTCGCACGAGCTCGGCGCGAACCTGGTGGTCGCCGCCGTGATCGGGATCGCTGTGACCACGGTGATCCGCCTGCTCGCGGTGATCTTCGACATCTCTCTGCCGGAACAGCGCGCGCTGTATCGGCGTAAGGTCGCCGTCGAGACGTCGGCGATCCCGATCGTCAAGCCCTGA
- the leuA gene encoding 2-isopropylmalate synthase: protein MENNQKPSGMPVHKYLPYHEQIAVDLPDRTWPSQRITTAPRWCAVDLRDGNQALIDPMSPERKRVMFDLLVRMGYKEIEVGFPSASQTDFDFVRQLIEENLIPDDVTIQVLTQARAHLIERTYESIAGAKQAIVHLYNSTSVLQREVVFRTDEQGIIDIALEGARLCREFEKRIPETRVFYEYSPESYTGTELEFAVDVCNQVIEIFEPTPERKVIINLPATVEMATPNVYADSIEWMSRRLAHRENVILSLHPHNDRGTAIAAAELGYMAGADRIEGCLFGNGERTGNVDLVALGVNLLTQGIDPQIDFSDIDQVKRTVEYCNQLPVHERSPWAGDLVFTAFSGSHQDAIKKGFEAMEARAAAAGVTVDDIDWAVPYLPIDPKDLGRSYEAVIRVNSQSGKGGVAYLLKTDHSLDLPRKLQIDFSGVVQAKTDAEGGEVTSDQIWKIFTDEYLPAEVADERWGRFELLATSTRSDLSGDVALDITLRDGDDRFEASGRGNGPVAAFLEIIRAQGFDVTLYDYVEHALSAGGDAQAAAYIELQVDGERLWGVGIDSDISTASLKAIVSGVNRAIRTRQRSGALAAV, encoded by the coding sequence ATGGAGAACAACCAGAAGCCGTCCGGCATGCCGGTCCACAAGTACCTGCCGTATCACGAGCAGATCGCCGTCGACCTGCCCGACCGCACGTGGCCGAGCCAGCGGATCACCACCGCACCGCGCTGGTGTGCCGTCGATCTGCGGGACGGCAACCAGGCGCTCATCGATCCGATGAGCCCCGAGCGCAAGCGCGTCATGTTCGATCTCCTCGTGCGGATGGGCTACAAGGAGATCGAGGTCGGCTTCCCCTCGGCGAGCCAGACCGACTTCGACTTCGTGCGTCAGCTCATCGAAGAGAACCTCATTCCGGACGACGTCACCATCCAGGTGCTGACGCAGGCGCGTGCGCACCTCATCGAGCGCACGTACGAGTCGATCGCCGGCGCCAAGCAGGCGATCGTCCACCTGTACAACTCGACCAGCGTGCTGCAGCGCGAGGTCGTCTTCCGCACGGACGAGCAGGGCATCATCGACATCGCCCTGGAGGGCGCGCGGCTGTGCCGCGAGTTCGAGAAGCGCATCCCCGAGACGCGGGTGTTCTACGAGTACTCGCCCGAGAGCTACACCGGCACCGAGCTGGAGTTCGCGGTCGACGTGTGCAACCAGGTGATCGAGATCTTCGAGCCGACGCCCGAGCGCAAGGTCATCATCAATCTGCCCGCCACGGTCGAGATGGCGACTCCGAACGTCTATGCCGACTCGATCGAGTGGATGAGCCGTCGCCTCGCGCACCGCGAGAACGTGATCCTCTCGCTGCACCCCCACAACGACCGCGGCACCGCGATCGCCGCGGCGGAGCTCGGCTACATGGCCGGCGCCGACCGGATCGAGGGGTGCCTCTTCGGCAACGGCGAGCGGACCGGCAACGTCGACCTGGTCGCGCTCGGCGTCAACCTGCTGACGCAGGGCATCGATCCCCAGATCGACTTCAGCGACATCGACCAGGTCAAGCGCACCGTCGAGTACTGCAATCAGCTCCCCGTCCATGAGCGCAGCCCCTGGGCGGGCGACCTGGTGTTCACCGCGTTCAGCGGATCGCACCAGGATGCGATCAAGAAGGGCTTCGAGGCGATGGAGGCACGGGCGGCCGCGGCCGGTGTCACCGTCGACGACATCGACTGGGCCGTGCCGTACCTGCCCATCGACCCGAAGGACCTGGGCCGCTCCTACGAGGCCGTCATCCGCGTCAACTCGCAGTCGGGCAAGGGCGGGGTCGCGTACCTGCTCAAGACCGACCACTCGCTCGATCTGCCCCGCAAGCTGCAGATCGACTTCTCGGGTGTCGTGCAGGCCAAGACGGATGCCGAGGGCGGCGAGGTCACGAGCGACCAGATCTGGAAGATCTTCACCGACGAGTACCTGCCTGCCGAGGTCGCGGATGAGCGCTGGGGCCGCTTCGAGCTGCTGGCGACGAGCACTCGCAGCGACCTGTCGGGTGACGTCGCGCTCGACATCACGCTGCGTGACGGCGACGACCGGTTCGAGGCATCCGGCCGGGGCAACGGCCCGGTGGCGGCGTTCCTCGAGATCATCCGCGCACAGGGATTCGACGTGACGCTCTACGACTACGTCGAGCACGCCCTCAGCGCCGGTGGCGACGCCCAGGCCGCGGCGTACATCGAACTGCAGGTCGATGGTGAGCGCCTCTGGGGCGTCGGCATCGACTCGGACATCTCGACCGCATCGCTCAAAGCGATCGTGTCGGGCGTGAACCGCGCCATCCGCACGCGGCAGCGCTCCGGGGCCCTCGCGGCCGTCTGA
- the era gene encoding GTPase Era — MTENDATPAVEPAAAAGSTPEPGSPAGRSGFVTFVGRPNVGKSTLTNALVGEKVAITSDKPQTTRRAIRGIVNRPGGQLVIVDTPGLHKPRTLLGQRLNDLVEQVLGDVDVIGFCVPATEKVGPGDRRIAESLGGYGRAKKVAIVTKTDAATREEITERLIEVDQLREDWAAVIPLSALTRDQLDVLTDELLVLMPKGPALYPDGVVTDESTEDRIAEIIREAALEGVRDELPHSIAVTIEDISERDTGSMTDIHANLIVERDSQKAIIIGHKGSRLRDVGARARAQIEPLVGTKVFLKLHVRVAKEWQRDPKQLGRLGF; from the coding sequence ATGACCGAGAACGACGCCACCCCGGCCGTCGAGCCAGCCGCTGCTGCGGGGTCGACCCCCGAGCCCGGGTCCCCCGCCGGCCGTTCGGGCTTCGTCACCTTCGTCGGCCGCCCGAACGTCGGCAAGTCGACGCTCACGAACGCCCTGGTCGGCGAGAAGGTGGCGATCACCAGCGACAAGCCGCAGACGACGCGGCGCGCCATCCGCGGCATCGTGAACCGCCCGGGCGGCCAGCTGGTGATCGTCGACACGCCGGGCCTCCACAAGCCCCGCACCCTGCTCGGGCAGCGTCTGAACGACCTCGTCGAGCAGGTGCTGGGCGATGTCGATGTGATCGGCTTCTGCGTGCCCGCCACCGAGAAGGTCGGTCCCGGCGACCGTCGCATCGCGGAGTCGCTGGGCGGCTACGGCCGCGCGAAGAAGGTCGCGATCGTGACGAAGACGGATGCCGCGACCCGCGAAGAGATCACCGAGAGGCTGATCGAGGTCGACCAGCTGCGCGAGGACTGGGCCGCTGTCATTCCGCTCTCGGCACTGACCCGTGATCAGCTCGACGTGCTGACCGACGAGCTGCTCGTCCTCATGCCCAAGGGCCCGGCGCTCTACCCCGACGGCGTCGTCACCGACGAGTCGACCGAGGACCGCATCGCCGAGATCATCCGCGAGGCGGCGCTCGAGGGCGTGCGCGACGAGCTGCCGCACTCCATCGCCGTCACGATCGAGGACATCTCCGAGCGCGACACGGGTTCGATGACCGACATCCACGCGAACCTCATCGTCGAGCGCGACAGTCAGAAGGCGATCATCATCGGCCACAAGGGCTCACGCCTGCGCGACGTCGGCGCGCGTGCTCGCGCGCAGATCGAGCCGCTGGTCGGCACGAAGGTCTTCCTGAAGCTGCACGTGCGCGTCGCGAAGGAATGGCAGCGAGACCCGAAGCAGCTGGGACGCCTCGGCTTCTGA
- a CDS encoding hemolysin family protein codes for MTAALLLIAAALLLAFGALMVAIDAALSVTSRADLAELGAGDRNAEALRKIAADPDAHANAVIFIRVLAETTAAVLVTVAFTDLFNNIWWAMLAAAVLMTGVSYVVVGASPRTLGRLHAKALLRGAAPVIRGVRIILGPLAHGLVALGTRITPGGSRGSSFASEEQLLSIIDEAAENELIEQDDRELIHSVFDFTDTFVRAVMVPRTDMVTVDASTSTREAMKVFLEKGVSRVPIVDDDADDVVGVLYLKDLVQFGFRDETGWRDAPIKRIARPAVFVPESMKAETLLQQMKRDAVHVCLVVDEYGGVSGLVTLEDLIEELVGEISDEYDPRAEEVTELEPGHYRVSARLGLDEVGDLFGLELEDDDVDSIGGLLGKALGRVPQPGATAEYAGLVLTGGASRGRGRGISTVFVERGDPALDPAGSNGRPRTGEIRITSPRTGEIRLPKKEDTP; via the coding sequence ATGACCGCTGCGCTCCTCCTGATCGCGGCGGCGCTGTTGCTCGCGTTCGGCGCCCTGATGGTCGCGATCGACGCCGCCCTCAGCGTGACCTCGCGCGCCGACCTCGCCGAGCTCGGCGCGGGGGACCGCAACGCCGAGGCGCTGCGCAAGATCGCGGCCGATCCCGATGCGCACGCGAATGCGGTGATCTTCATCCGCGTCCTCGCAGAGACGACCGCGGCCGTGCTCGTGACGGTCGCGTTCACCGACCTCTTCAACAACATCTGGTGGGCGATGCTCGCCGCCGCGGTGCTGATGACCGGCGTGTCGTACGTCGTCGTGGGCGCGAGCCCGCGCACTCTGGGCCGGCTGCACGCCAAGGCCCTGCTGCGGGGCGCGGCGCCCGTCATCCGCGGAGTCAGGATCATCCTCGGTCCGCTCGCCCACGGCCTCGTCGCCCTCGGCACCCGCATCACGCCGGGTGGTTCGCGCGGGTCGTCGTTCGCGTCCGAGGAGCAGCTGCTCAGCATCATCGACGAGGCCGCGGAGAACGAGCTCATCGAGCAGGACGACCGGGAGCTCATCCACTCGGTCTTCGACTTCACCGACACCTTCGTGCGAGCGGTCATGGTGCCGCGCACCGACATGGTCACCGTGGACGCGTCCACGTCGACCCGCGAGGCGATGAAGGTGTTCCTCGAGAAGGGCGTGTCACGCGTCCCCATCGTCGACGACGACGCCGATGACGTGGTCGGAGTGCTGTATCTCAAGGACCTGGTGCAGTTCGGCTTCCGCGACGAGACGGGGTGGCGGGATGCCCCGATCAAGCGCATCGCACGACCTGCCGTGTTCGTGCCCGAGTCGATGAAGGCCGAGACGCTGCTGCAGCAGATGAAGCGCGACGCGGTGCACGTGTGCCTCGTGGTCGACGAGTACGGCGGCGTCTCGGGACTCGTCACGCTCGAAGACCTCATCGAGGAGCTCGTCGGTGAGATCTCGGACGAATACGACCCTCGGGCCGAGGAAGTAACCGAGCTCGAGCCCGGTCACTACCGCGTGAGCGCGCGTCTCGGTCTCGACGAGGTCGGCGATCTGTTCGGCCTCGAACTGGAGGACGATGACGTCGACTCGATCGGCGGCCTACTCGGCAAGGCGCTCGGTCGAGTGCCCCAGCCGGGCGCGACGGCCGAGTACGCCGGCCTGGTGCTCACCGGCGGCGCATCCCGCGGACGCGGCCGCGGCATCTCGACGGTGTTCGTCGAACGCGGCGACCCGGCCCTCGACCCTGCCGGCAGCAACGGCCGGCCTCGCACGGGCGAGATCCGCATCACGAGCCCCCGCACCGGCGAGATCCGGCTGCCGAAGAAGGAAGACACTCCATGA
- the ybeY gene encoding rRNA maturation RNase YbeY codes for MTIEIGNESGIAVDETVLLRLMEHNFAELHVSPDADVAILLVDEGAMEALHVQWMDEPGPTDVLSFPMDELRPGTEDAPTPPGLLGDIVLCPQVAETQAAAAKHSTLDELILLTTHGLLHLLGFDHAEPEEEREMFGLQRELITSFQASERRRPRT; via the coding sequence ATGACCATCGAGATCGGCAACGAATCCGGGATCGCCGTCGACGAGACCGTCCTGCTCCGGCTCATGGAGCACAACTTCGCGGAGCTCCACGTGAGCCCTGACGCCGACGTCGCGATCCTGCTCGTCGACGAGGGTGCCATGGAGGCACTTCACGTGCAGTGGATGGACGAGCCGGGGCCGACCGACGTGCTGAGCTTCCCGATGGACGAGCTCCGTCCGGGCACCGAGGACGCCCCCACGCCTCCCGGGCTGCTCGGCGACATCGTGCTGTGCCCGCAGGTGGCCGAGACGCAGGCCGCGGCCGCCAAGCACTCGACGCTCGACGAGCTGATCCTCCTCACCACGCACGGCCTGCTCCACCTGCTGGGCTTCGACCATGCCGAGCCCGAGGAGGAGCGTGAGATGTTCGGACTGCAGCGCGAGCTCATCACCTCGTTCCAGGCGTCCGAGCGTCGACGACCCCGCACATGA